From the Oncorhynchus nerka isolate Pitt River linkage group LG28, Oner_Uvic_2.0, whole genome shotgun sequence genome, one window contains:
- the LOC115117527 gene encoding alpha-ketoglutarate-dependent dioxygenase FTO-like has protein sequence MKRSGGSESEKRRKRRRLLQELGDQRIPYLGPSDHGFQQLWETSYSGLALRRSCSLPEELHGRVEAALFTLRRRGCFLRDLVKVRDRDVFTVVSRVLLGQPGTTYRYLDTRLFTIPWHTDEQRGTCCDPDLSAACKALWELNCFFCSDVGDRKEGDVFKQCRKELVGAIESKPSVEGDTESKDSEESKPSDDGGDSESKQSEEGETESKHSDDWDIESKHSEEEGSSSKQDAAWESRHGDEMGDMKTKQTELGSPTASKQHSEGKHTGWKHRPAGSTETETTDLGTQEKPVAELKHSLSGYHIEDEEDEDQQSGQGCSNLNPAKTSCPDPTQFNVTLLNYMDPAAMSQLKEEPYYGMGKMAVGWHHDENLVSLSPVAVYSYSCHDDKAGVSSEEGPAEKGCWRIGLKVAWDIHTPGLTLPLQSGDSYYLRAVLVVSLWSGEDRQRAMRV, from the exons AGACGCAGGCTGCTGCAGGAGCTAGGAGACCAGCGCATCCCCTACCTCGGGCCCTCAGACCATGGCTTCCAACAGCTG TGGGAGACTAGTTACTCTGGCCTGGCTCTGCGGCGGTCCTGCTCCCTGCCTGAGGAGCTCCATGGTCGGGTGGAGGCTGCTCTGTTCACCCTGCGGCGGAGGGGCTGTTTCCTGAGGGACCTGGTGAAGGTGAGGGACCGAGACGTCTTCACCGTCGTGTCCCGGGTGCTGCTGGGTCAGCCAGGAACCACCTACCGCTATCTGGACACGCGGCTCTTCACCATCCCCTGGCACACAGACGAGCAGAGAGGAACCTGCTGCGACCCAGACCTCAGCGCCGCCTGCAAAGCACTCTGGGAGCTCAACTGCTTCTTTTGCTCTGATGTCGGAGACAGGAAGGAGGGGGATGTTTTCAAGCAGTGCAGGAAAGAGTTGGTTGGTGCTATAGAGTCTAAACCCAGTGTAGAAGGAGACACGGAGTCTAAAGATAGCGAGGAGTCCAAACCCAGTGATGATGGAGGAGACTCGGAGTCCAAGCAGAGTGAGGAGGGTGAGACCGAGTCAAAGCACAGCGACGATTGGGACATAGAGTCAAAACACAGTGAAGAGGAAGGCTCATCGTCCAAACAGGATGCAGCGTGGGAGTCAAGACACGGCGACGAGATGGGAGACATGAAGACTAAACAAACTGAATTGGGGAGTCCAACGGCGTCAAAACAACACAGTGAAGGAAAACACACAGGCTGGAAGCACAGGCCAGCTGgcagcacagagacagagaccacagACCTAGGCACTCAGGAGAAGCCTGTGGCTGAGCTAAAACACAGTCTCTCTGGATACCACATTGAAGATGAGGAGGATGAAGACCAGCAGAGTGGCCAGGGATGCTCTAACCTCAACCCTGCTAAGACATCCTGTCCTGACCCGACCCAGTTCAACGTCACCCTGCTCAACTACATGGACCCAGCAGCTATGAGCCAGCTGAAAGAAGAGCCATATTATGGGATGGGTAAGATGGCTGTGGGCTGGCACCATGATGAGAACCTGGTCAGCTTATCTCCTGTGGCCGTCTACAGCTACAGCTGTCATGACGACAAAG CAGGTGTGAGCTCGGAGGAGGGTCCTGCAGAGAAGGGCTGCTGGAGGATTGGTCTAAAGGTGGCCTGGGACATCCACACCCCTGGACTGACCCTCCCACTGCAGTCCGGAGACTCCTACTACCTTAGAG CGGTGCTGGTGGTGTCTCTATGGAGTGGAGAGGACAGGCAGCGGGCCATGAGGGTGTAA